The Mastomys coucha isolate ucsf_1 unplaced genomic scaffold, UCSF_Mcou_1 pScaffold4, whole genome shotgun sequence genome has a segment encoding these proteins:
- the LOC116076230 gene encoding olfactory receptor 9, translating to MGDDNDTDITEFVLLGFSGFGFLQGHLFWGVLCIYVVTLLGNSLIVLLTLADSALHSPMYFFLRHFSVVEILYTTTIVPRMLADLRSSCPTIPLASCFTQLYFFALFGIAECCLLTAMAYDRYAAICCPLHYTTLMSQGTYTGLVGASYLAGIISGTTHSIFIFTLPFRGANTIHHFLCDILPVLRLASASTFWGEVGNLFVTITFIFVPFLLIVASYACILATILGVATSQGRQKLFSTCSSHLFVVILFFGTATVAYMRPQADSFGNTDQILTLFYTVVTPMCNPFVYSLRNKEVTGAMRRLMKRYLWGP from the coding sequence ATGGGGGATGATAATGATACAGACATAACAGAGTTTGTTTTATTGGGGTTCTCGGGTTTTGGTTTTCTCCAGGGCCATCTGTTCTGGGGTGTGCTGTGTATCTATGTTGTTACCTTGCTGGGCAACTCTCTGATAGTCCTCCTTACGCTGGCGGACTCTGCGCTCCActcccccatgtacttcttcctgcGTCACTTCTCCGTGGTGGAGATCCTCTACACCACTACCATTGTGCCTCGGATGTTGGCTGACCTCCGGTCTTCCTGCCCCACCATCCCACTTGCCAGCTGCTTCACTCAGTTATATTTCTTTGCCCTTTTTGGCATTGCTGAATGCTGCTTGCTCACTGCCATGGCCTATGACCGGTATGCTGCCATCTGCTGCCCACTGCATTATACTACCCTGATGAGCCAGGGAACCTACACAGGCTTGGTGGGGGCCTCTTATCTTGCAGGCATCATCTCAGGCACTACTCACTCCATCTTCATCTTCACGCTGCCTTTCCGTGGGGCCAACACCATCCATCACTTCCTGTGTGATATCCTGCCTGTGCTGAGATTGGCTAGTGCAAGTACCTTCTGGGGTGAAGTGGGGAACCTCTTTGTCACCATAACTTTTATCTTTGTCCCCTTCTTATTGATCGTAGCGTCTTATGCCTGTATTCTTGCCACTATCCTTGGGGTTGCAACATCCCAGGGTCGTCAAAAGCTCTTTTCTACCTGCTCCTCCCACTTGTTTGTGGTCATACTCTTTTTTGGGACTGCAACTGTTGCCTACATGAGGCCTCAGGCTGATTCCTTTGGGAACACAGACCAGATTCTTACCTTGTTCTACACAGTTGTCACCCCTATGTGTAACCCTTTTGTTTACAGTCTGAGGAACAAGGAGGTCACAGGGGCCATGAGGCGGCTCATGAAGAGATACCTTTGGGGTCCTTGA